In Lycium barbarum isolate Lr01 chromosome 9, ASM1917538v2, whole genome shotgun sequence, the DNA window AGGCATCATCTATCTCTAGACCCATACACACAAAATTGACCAAAGAAACTGTATCCAAACTACAAAGaaatctatttaattatttttgtctaAAAGGAGTAAAACCTCATCCGTGATGTACTTTTGCAAATAGAATCCTAACATCAAGTGCATTGGTATACATGGACTAAGAAAACATAGATTGAGAATGAAATTATAACATTACTTTAGGTTGTAATAGGGCAAAAAATGATACTAGATTAGAAAGAGTGGGTAGATTAAAACGACTCGTCACTAATACCCACCCCAAAGCGGTAATAAGTATTGACATATGCTTAATCAAGAAAAAACAACAAAATATTGACATAATGCTTAATCAAGAAACTACACATAGATGGGGACTCTTTTACAGAGTGTAGTAAAACCTTTTATTTTAGTAAAACAGGATAAGCAAGATAATTTGTAATGTGCTTGTGAATTTATAGCCAAATGCCTTGAAAATCAAATAACCCCGAAAATAAGCCATTTGATTTTAGATGTTTGGAACTTCAATTATTGGAGAATGAGCAGGAGAAAAATAATCCTCCGTTTAAGATGTTCTATCTACTACATTGATCAGTAGAGGGTAAAAATTGACTCTTTTGTTACAAACCAAAAAAATCAAGTCCATTTGTTGTTGACCCTCTACTGTGTCCTTTAGTTTCGGAATAAAATTCACAAATAGCCACTTTTCAGCCCCGAGAAATAATCATATTATCATGAAGTTAAAATCACAGGCAAAACTCCAGAATATTGTCTTGGAGTTTCAACTGTAAAATTTCAAACTCCTTGACAATGACTATCTTTCAATTATAAATCTGAAAAACAACTAGCCCTCACTATTACTACTCGGGCTATTGTTTTCAACGGATAGTTTAGTAGTTAGATGTCACAACTCGAATTTTAATGTCAAAATTTAAATTGCAGTGGCCTTTACCACAGAGCTGGATTGTTAGATTCCACAACAAAAATACGAACACGCACGGATTCAGATAATTGTTCAAgttctctttctttcctttcacGTGATTGTAGCTTTGGTGGAACAATCCCTCACACGCAAATTTTGCCTTGTAATTCAAAAATCCTGTTCAACAACGTGGAAGAAGTAGTGTATTTATGACCTAAAAGCCTTGGTTCAGAATGTTGAGAGATCAAACAATATGTCGATGATATGACAAAAAACAACACAACCATAGAAGTTCTAACATGGTTGgtcatcaagaaaagaaaatatgaagttttATAGACAGATTGTTTGAACAACTATGCTTCGGTCAAGCACCTAAAACCTTCCAGTACCTCAAAGTATCGAACTGTTTACGATCATGCAGTTCGTTATAGACTTACATCATACATTTTTTGGCTTTATGAATACCAAACATTGAATTTTTCAGCAAGTGCTTACGCCAAGCACGAAAGCTAATTGCAAAGTACCATACTGACAGCATAGCTCTTCCCTTTCAACTTCGTGAAATCTTCTGTAAGGTGCTGCAATTGTTTCTTTGATCAAAAGGAGAAAATGAAGCCTCTATTCCAAAAGTTCTAGGAGTACTGTAAACAAACAATCAGCTAACTTCAGCTTAATAATGTGCAAGGACCTTCCAAGCCATTTCTAAACCGGGGTTCAACAAAGTAGCATCTCAGGATCATAACACAGCCCACACAACATACTGGtctttcattttttacttttcctGATAATGGTGGTGCCCAGACCAGCTTGCACGCACCTCAATTATTCTAATGTATACCAGCTTCCTCCCATTAACATAGATCCTAAGTACTCTTTATCTACCAAAACTTAGGCATATGAAAGTAATCACCTAGCATGTCTCAGCTGGATTTGAACCTTAGTCTCCCACAATTTTATCGCACTTTATTGAATGCTATGTCACGCCCTTAGGCACAACAAAGATGTCATACGGAGACAAAGCATAAGGAGTCATGTAAATTTCAGAAAGGAGCAAAAAAAATGATAGATTGATAGCAAATAGCTATGTCTCATACAAACCCAGAATACCGTAAAGGCATTGAGGAAGTAAAAAGAAATCACTGAATGCAAGCATTATTTGGTAGGTCTGCAAGGAGgcgaaatggaaaaaaaaaaaaaaaggaacagctTCGGTACATAATATAAATATTTCAATAGGTAGACGTTCCACGCGAACAAAACATGGTGGAACTAAAGACGGCAGTCATGCATACCAAATGATAGCTTGGCTTCATCAACTTCACTCTTTGCCATCGGCAGCCCGAAGGGAGCCCAATTCAACCGGAGCTTGTGTTCCCACAACTTTGGATGACCCATAAGCGGACACATCGCCACCCTTCAACTTCTCTTTCTCAATTTGTTCCTTGATCCAGAAATATGTAATTCTCAACCCATCCTGAAAATCATTTGGAACACAGACATTAGAAATGCGTGACATATACAATAACAAACACCAAAGGATGATTAAATGTTATAACTTGGTACCTTTAATCTCATACTAGGGGCCCACCCAAGCTTTTCCTTGATGAGAGTGTTGTCAGAGTTTCGACCACGCACACCCTCTGGTCCAGGGATGTGATGGATAGGAAGGTTCTTGCCATCAAAGCTGAGGACTATCTCTGCCATCTCATTCATGCTTACCATCTCATCACTTCCGATGTTCACAGGCTCTCTAAAGTCTGATTTTGTTAACCTGAATAGGAATAAATTTGTTTGAGCAACGAAAGTGCATCTCCAAAACAAAGTATAGCCAATTTCCGTCTGCTAAACCTACACCAAGCAGGACTAATGATGTCCTGAAGGCCCATTTCTTTCTAGTGAAGCATCGGAGCCAAGCGAAGGTGTATTAGatgaatatttttattttaacagACCGTTGGCCAAACTATaccaaaatccttttttttttttttaatatccatGATCTCTGCAGTGTCACAAGTCCAAGCCCACAACAGATAAGAGGCACTCAGATTCCTTTCTGTTCTCTTCTCAATACTTTTACAAAATTTGGTTCACATGAGGGTTTTCTTTATTGGGCGCCATTCGTATTGCATATGCATACCTTCCATCAAGGATACATTGCCTGAAAAGAACTAGTATTGTATTTCACTTTTCTTTCTCGGCCTGAGGTTTTCTAGGGGAAGGAAGTGCCTCCGAGCAAAGTGTCGTGGGGTGGTCAAATCCATATAGATTAAAACTTTGAGTCATAAGCATTCTCAACTAAAACTCCAGTTGAGAAATCTTATTAAGTTTAGAGTTCCACGTACCTCAAAACACCTTCAACACATTCATCAATGAAGGTGAAAGATCGAGTTTGCTTTCCATCTCCCCACATTTCGAATTTGTCAGTGGAAGTGAGGGCTTTTCTACAAAAAGCTGCTGGTGCTTTCTCGCGTCCACCTATAGTTTTTAAACAAAAAGTTGCTCACTTCATAAAAAAATAATCAATGACAATGGAACATGTAATATGCTTGAGTGATATTACCTTTCCATGTTCCAAATGGACCGTAAATGTTATGGAAACGTCCAATGCGACATTCAATTCCAAAGTCCTTGTTGTAGTGCTTACATAACTCCTCTGTTGCCAGCTTCTCTAAGCCATAAGCATCTTGAGGCTAAGACAAAAATAGAAATTGTCATCAATGCTGCAGATaatcaaattccaaatacagCTAAGGCTTATCAATTTAAGGTACAAACCTCAGCAGGCCAAGCATCAGCCTCCTTTAAGCTCACGTTGGTTTCCAACTGCTTAAATTCAGGGT includes these proteins:
- the LOC132609320 gene encoding GDP-mannose 3,5-epimerase 2, yielding MGTSVETKYGEYTYENLEREPYWPSEKLRISITGAGGFIASHIARRLKTEGHYVIASDWKKNEHMSEDMFCHEFHLVDLRVMDNCLKVTKGVDHVFNLAADMGGMGFIQSNHSVIMYNNTMISFNMMEASRINGIKRFFYASSACIYPEFKQLETNVSLKEADAWPAEPQDAYGLEKLATEELCKHYNKDFGIECRIGRFHNIYGPFGTWKGGREKAPAAFCRKALTSTDKFEMWGDGKQTRSFTFIDECVEGVLRLTKSDFREPVNIGSDEMVSMNEMAEIVLSFDGKNLPIHHIPGPEGVRGRNSDNTLIKEKLGWAPSMRLKDGLRITYFWIKEQIEKEKLKGGDVSAYGSSKVVGTQAPVELGSLRAADGKE